From one Actinomyces sp. Marseille-P3109 genomic stretch:
- a CDS encoding CE1759 family FMN reductase, whose product MAQETFAASDKQEMDDMNTGTTAPVAPFGGTQSLAGSPTYDAYANTQMGRLSRIVALHAGVSEPSTSQMLAERLAESARKALESDSRLASIEVIGLRPLVKDIALASVGGPVSADLQKVIDALSAADGVILVSPVFQASYSGLFKSAMDVLPAGTLEGVPVLLGATAGTARHSLVTEMALRPLVAYMKALPTQTAVFAASEDFGAAWQTPSSSERPESPLSERVARAGRELATLMERFPRQAPVDPLADFAPMGTLLAGR is encoded by the coding sequence ATGGCTCAGGAGACCTTTGCGGCGAGTGACAAGCAGGAGATGGATGACATGAACACAGGCACGACTGCGCCCGTCGCCCCGTTCGGGGGCACCCAGTCCCTGGCCGGATCGCCGACCTACGACGCCTATGCCAATACCCAGATGGGGCGCCTGAGCCGGATCGTGGCTCTGCACGCTGGGGTCTCGGAGCCCTCGACCTCCCAGATGCTCGCCGAGCGGCTGGCCGAGTCGGCCCGCAAGGCCCTGGAGTCCGACTCCCGCCTCGCCAGCATCGAGGTCATCGGGCTCAGGCCCCTGGTCAAGGACATCGCCCTGGCCAGTGTGGGCGGACCGGTGTCTGCCGACCTGCAGAAGGTGATCGATGCCCTGTCCGCTGCCGACGGCGTCATCCTGGTCAGCCCGGTCTTTCAGGCCTCATACTCCGGACTGTTCAAGTCAGCCATGGATGTGCTGCCTGCCGGCACGCTTGAGGGCGTCCCCGTCCTGCTGGGGGCGACGGCCGGCACTGCGCGGCACAGTCTTGTTACCGAGATGGCGCTGCGGCCGCTGGTCGCCTACATGAAGGCCCTGCCGACGCAGACCGCTGTCTTCGCGGCCAGTGAGGACTTTGGTGCGGCCTGGCAGACGCCATCATCCTCTGAGAGGCCCGAGTCGCCCTTGAGTGAGCGCGTGGCCCGGGCGGGGCGGGAGCTGGCCACACTCATGGAGCGCTTCCCGCGCCAGGCGCCGGTTGACCCGCTGGCCGACTTCGCGCCCATGGGGACGCTTCTCGCAGGTCGCTGA